ACTGTTAAACTTAAAACGACTTTACCATTTCGCCCAATTTCAAACAGTTTATAGAAAATAGGGTAAAATTGGAAAATCACacggaaaacaaaacaaagaaaaacaaaaaccttaaatTTAGTGTCTTAATCAGATTTGCTCCTCCGGTGATATTCGTGCTCCTCAGGCGCACCATAAACCCCTGTAAAGCCGTAAATGCcaaagtttggttctttttgaTGGAAATCGAAAGCAGTGTCTGCGACAACATCGTCGGCGAAGAGAAATGGCGAGCGGAAGCAGAAGTTGGTGGCAACGAGAGAGCTCTGCAAGCACTTCGAGAACTCATTATCTTCCCTTTTCGCTACCCTCTCGAAGCTCGAACTCTTGGTCTCAAAGTACACATCCAACACCTCTGATTAGATTCATAGCttctgtattttgtttttcaattggTTTGATTAGCTTTGCTTTTACTTATCATTGCAGTGGCCTAGAGGATTGCTTCTCTACGGTCCCCCTGGAACCGGCAAGGTTAATACTCTGTTTCAAGCTTGAACTTTTCATTGTGCGTTGGAAACTTCAAAGTTCTCAACTTTGATCTTAATTCTTACATAAGCTAATTCGCTCTGTATCGCAATTTTGATTATTGTAGACAAGCTTGGTCCGTGCTGTTGTCCAGGAATGTGATGCACATTTGATTGTTGTGAGGTACTTCCTTTTGTGTTGTAGCTTCTGTATTTTTTTATGGTCTAGAGGAATAGGCTAAAGCTAAGCTAAGTTATGGTCTTTGTGTGTCAATGCTCTGTTCAGCCCTCATTCTGTACATCGTGCACATGCTGGTGAAAGCGAAAAGGTCTTAAGGGAAGCTTTTGCCGAGGCTTCTTCTCACGCTTTTTCAGACAAGCCCTCTGTGATTTTTATCGATGAAATCGACGTTCTTTGTCCTCGACGTGATGCTAGGTATTGCATCACCCAAGTATCTGTTACTTTGAGATTATAATTGTCATCttggtttagagtttttagagCTCGAGCTTCTCTCTAAAACGCAGGCGAGAGCAAGATGTTCGTATTGCATCTCAACTCTTTACACTAATGGACTCAAACAAGCCTTCATCATCTGCACcaagtgttgttgttgtagcaTCCACAAATAGGTTCTTGTCTACCTTAAACAGTATACTAGTTTTTAAGTAACATCGTTGTGTTTGAATGTAATGTTTCAACGGTTTTTCCCGATCTTGTCAAAAGGTTAGATGCGATTGACCCAGCACTAAGAAGGGCGGGACGATTTGATGCTTTAGTTGAAGTGAGCACGCCAAATGAGGAGGATCGTTTGAAAATCCTCCAGGTATTTTCTAGTTCTTTAGTGGAATTGCTTATTGCTGTTTTTCATGTAACTATTTTGTGAGCTTAGggtttcctattttttttcaGCTGTACACAAAGAAAGTAAATTTAGATCCTAGTGTTGATCTGCAAGCCATAGCAACATCTTGCAACGGTTATGTTGGGGCAGATTTGGAAGCTCTATGTCGTGAAGCCACCATATCTGCAAGTAAAAGATCCTCAGATTCTCTTATCCTAACATCGGAAGACTTCAAGATTGCGAAATCTGTGGTTGGTCCAAGTATAACAAGAGGCATCACAGTTGAAATCCCTAAGGTGACATGGGAAGATGTTGGTGGTCTTAAAGACCTAAAGGTCAATGCTCATCTGATCCATATTTTTACTTTGTTGTACTGTTTTTTTCCATTGAGATTAATGGGTTTGTTTTCGTTGTGACAGAAAAAGCTCCAGCAAGCTGTTGAATGGCCAATCAAACATTCAGCTGCATTTGTAAAAATGGGCATATCGCCAATGCGTGGGATACTTCTCCATGGTCCTCCAGGTTGCTCAAAGACTACCCTTGCGAAAGCTGCTGCAAATGCTTGCatccttcttttctttaagGTATAGTTTTTGCAGATGAGAAATATCTCTTTTGGttgtaaaacttgtttaaagGAACTGatgttttcttgtctttttgtgtgtggtgCGATATAGCTGTGCGGAGCTATTTTCTATGTATGTTGGAGAAGGTGAAGCATTATTGCGGAACACTTTTCAAAGAGCACGACTTGCTTCTCCAAGTATAATATTCTTTGATGAAGCTGATGTTGTTGCCTGTAAAAGGTTTGTTACTATCTCTCCTAACACTTGCTTCGCGTCATAGACTGTTTAACATGTTTCTTTCCACTG
The sequence above is drawn from the Camelina sativa cultivar DH55 chromosome 4, Cs, whole genome shotgun sequence genome and encodes:
- the LOC104779686 gene encoding cell division control protein 48 homolog B-like, which gives rise to MEIESSVCDNIVGEEKWRAEAEVGGNERALQALRELIIFPFRYPLEARTLGLKWPRGLLLYGPPGTGKTSLVRAVVQECDAHLIVVSPHSVHRAHAGESEKVLREAFAEASSHAFSDKPSVIFIDEIDVLCPRRDARREQDVRIASQLFTLMDSNKPSSSAPSVVVVASTNRLDAIDPALRRAGRFDALVEVSTPNEEDRLKILQLYTKKVNLDPSVDLQAIATSCNGYVGADLEALCREATISASKRSSDSLILTSEDFKIAKSVVGPSITRGITVEIPKVTWEDVGGLKDLKKKLQQAVEWPIKHSAAFVKMGISPMRGILLHGPPGCSKTTLAKAAANACILLFFKVYCAELFSMYVGEGEALLRNTFQRARLASPSIIFFDEADVVACKRGDESSSNSSTVGERLLSTLLTEMDGLEEAKGILVLAATNRPYAIDAALMRPGRLDLVLYVPPPDLEARFEILQVHTRNMTLGDDIDLRKIAEETELFTGAELEGLCRESGTVSLRENIAATAVFNRHFQTAKNSLKPALTIEEVETYSSFRKSKRSPSKPIPVKKKKESSKVFGLGFSWQFGVLSLMLLATGNYYFNNSKHELLVASAT